From the genome of Pantoea alfalfae, one region includes:
- the sstT gene encoding serine/threonine transporter SstT: MQKTLSARLGTLLAGSLVKQIMIGLIAGVALAWISHDAALAVGLLGELFVSALKAVAPLLVLMLVIASIANHQQGQKTNIRPIIMLYLLSTFFAAVVAVVFSHLIPQTLTLAVGSTEIVPPSGITEVLRGLLMSMVSNPITALMQANYIGILVWAIGLGLAFRHSSDSTRAFLNDASEAVTWLVRCVIRCAPIGIFGLVASILASTGFGALWQYAHLLALLLGCMVLMALVVNPLLVFWKIRRNPYPLVFTCLRESGVTAFFTRSSAANIPVNMALAKRLDLDEDTYSVSIPLGATISMAGASITITVLTLAAVHTLGISIDVPTAILLSLVASLCACGASGVAGGSLLLIPVACNMFGIPNDLAMQVVAVGFIIGVLQDSAETALNSSTDILFTAAVCQAEAERETSRA; this comes from the coding sequence ATGCAGAAAACTCTCTCCGCACGTCTGGGCACGCTGCTCGCCGGAAGCCTGGTGAAGCAAATCATGATTGGGCTGATCGCCGGTGTGGCGCTCGCCTGGATTTCACACGATGCCGCGCTGGCGGTCGGTCTGCTGGGTGAACTGTTTGTCAGTGCGCTGAAAGCGGTCGCGCCCTTGCTGGTTCTGATGCTGGTCATCGCCTCAATCGCCAACCACCAGCAAGGCCAGAAAACCAATATCCGGCCAATTATTATGCTCTATCTGCTGAGCACCTTCTTCGCGGCAGTCGTCGCGGTGGTCTTCAGCCATCTGATCCCGCAGACGCTGACGCTGGCGGTGGGCAGCACGGAAATCGTTCCCCCTTCCGGCATCACCGAAGTGTTACGTGGACTGCTGATGAGCATGGTTTCGAATCCGATCACTGCATTGATGCAGGCTAACTATATCGGCATTCTGGTATGGGCCATTGGCCTGGGGCTGGCGTTCCGTCACAGCAGTGACAGCACCCGTGCCTTTCTCAACGATGCCTCTGAGGCGGTAACCTGGCTGGTGCGCTGCGTCATCCGCTGCGCCCCGATCGGTATTTTCGGTCTGGTGGCGTCGATTCTGGCCTCAACCGGCTTTGGCGCGCTGTGGCAATATGCCCATCTGCTGGCGCTGCTGCTGGGCTGCATGGTGCTGATGGCGCTGGTGGTGAACCCGCTGCTGGTCTTCTGGAAAATCCGTCGCAACCCTTATCCGCTGGTCTTCACCTGCCTGCGTGAAAGCGGCGTGACCGCCTTCTTTACCCGCAGTTCTGCCGCCAATATTCCGGTGAATATGGCACTGGCGAAACGTCTGGATCTCGATGAGGATACCTATTCGGTGTCGATTCCGCTGGGCGCGACTATCAGTATGGCGGGTGCGTCGATCACCATTACCGTGCTGACGCTGGCGGCGGTGCATACGCTGGGGATCAGCATTGATGTGCCGACCGCGATTCTGCTGAGTCTGGTGGCGTCACTCTGTGCCTGTGGTGCATCGGGCGTGGCGGGCGGTTCGCTGCTGCTGATCCCGGTGGCCTGCAATATGTTCGGCATTCCGAATGATCTGGCAATGCAGGTGGTGGCGGTCGGCTTTATTATCGGCGTCCTGCAGGATTCGGCGGAAACCGCACTGAACTCCTCAACCGATATTCTGTTTACTGCCGCTGTCTGTCAGGCAGAAGCGGAGCGCGAAACAAGCCGGGCCTGA
- a CDS encoding TerC family protein, which translates to MQTVGTPLLWGSFAVVVLIMLAIDLLLQGRRGAQTMSFKQAAVWSLIWVSVSLLFSAAFWWYLEGSAGREVANTQTLAFLTGYVLEKALAVDNVFVWLMLFSYFSIPANLQRRVLIYGVLGAIVLRTIMIFAGSWLVTQFSWILYVFGAFLLFTGVKMALAKEDDGAVGDKPVVRWLRKHLRMTDDLDGEKFFTRKNGVLFATPLLLVLIMVELSDVIFAVDSIPAIFAVTTDPFIVLTSNLFAILGLRAMYFLLANVAERFSMLKYGLAIVLVFIGFKMLIVDLYHIPVGISLGVVGAILASTLLINAWVNRKRDQKKLTP; encoded by the coding sequence ATGCAAACTGTGGGTACGCCTTTACTGTGGGGCAGCTTTGCGGTTGTGGTGCTGATCATGCTGGCTATCGACCTGCTGTTGCAGGGACGTCGCGGCGCGCAGACCATGTCTTTCAAACAGGCGGCTGTCTGGTCGCTGATCTGGGTTTCCGTCTCACTGCTGTTCAGCGCCGCTTTCTGGTGGTATCTGGAGGGCAGCGCGGGACGTGAAGTGGCTAATACGCAGACGCTCGCCTTCCTGACCGGTTACGTGCTGGAAAAAGCGCTGGCGGTGGATAACGTCTTCGTCTGGCTGATGCTGTTCAGCTACTTCTCTATTCCGGCCAACCTGCAGCGACGGGTGCTGATCTATGGCGTATTAGGCGCTATCGTGCTGCGTACCATCATGATCTTCGCAGGTAGCTGGCTGGTCACGCAGTTCAGCTGGATCCTCTATGTGTTTGGTGCGTTCCTGCTGTTTACCGGCGTGAAAATGGCGCTGGCGAAAGAGGATGACGGTGCGGTGGGCGACAAGCCAGTGGTGCGCTGGCTGCGTAAGCATTTACGCATGACCGATGATCTCGACGGCGAGAAGTTCTTCACCCGCAAAAACGGCGTGCTGTTTGCGACGCCGCTGCTGCTGGTGCTGATTATGGTGGAGCTCAGCGACGTGATCTTTGCCGTCGACAGTATCCCGGCGATCTTCGCCGTCACGACCGACCCGTTTATCGTGCTGACCTCAAACCTGTTCGCGATTCTGGGATTACGTGCCATGTACTTCCTGCTGGCGAACGTGGCAGAGCGCTTCTCAATGCTGAAGTATGGCCTGGCGATTGTGCTGGTGTTCATCGGCTTCAAAATGCTGATTGTCGACCTCTACCATATTCCGGTCGGGATCTCACTGGGCGTAGTCGGTGCCATTCTGGCGTCTACCCTGCTGATCAACGCCTGGGTTAACCGCAAAAGAGACCAGAAAAAGCTCACACCATAA